A single Corvus hawaiiensis isolate bCorHaw1 chromosome 26, bCorHaw1.pri.cur, whole genome shotgun sequence DNA region contains:
- the LOC125317037 gene encoding feather keratin B-4-like has protein sequence MACYNRCQPCGPTPLANSCNEPCALQCQDSSVVIQPSSVLVTLPGPIMTSFPQNTAVGSTSSAAVGTELSVQGQPISGGFGGFGSGLGYGRGFGYGLGGLGCYGRRGGYIC, from the coding sequence atggcctgctacaaccgctgccagccctgcggacccaccccgctggccaacagctgcaacgagccctgtgccctgcaatgccaggactccAGCGTTGTCATCCAGCCTTCCTCTGTGCTGgtcaccctgccaggacccatcatgacctccttcccccagaacaccgcCGTCGGATCCACCTCCTCGGCTGCTGTTGGCACTGAACTCagtgtgcagggacagcccatctcgggtggatttggtggctttggctcTGGCCTTGGCTATGGCCGTGGATTTGGCTATGGgctgggaggcctgggctgCTATGGCAGAAGGGGTGGCTACATCTGCTAA